From one Variovorax sp. PBL-H6 genomic stretch:
- a CDS encoding NADP-dependent oxidoreductase, whose product MPTNRQQILDNRPDGEAVASNFKLVSVETPPLKENQVLVRHQYMSLDPYMRGRMNDAKSYAQPQPVGQVMQGGTAGEVVESRHPKYAVGDKVVGFGGWQEYSVVDASQPGALKKVDTTQVPLSHYLGAVGMPGVTAWYGLVKIINPKAGETVVVTAASGAVGSAVGVLAKARGCRVVGIAGGAGKCSYVKDELGFDDCIDYKQHPDVKSMSAALKEACPDGIDGYFENVGGYIFDAVLLRANAFARVALCGMIAGYDGQPVPLANPALFLINRIKLEGFIVSEHMEVWPEALAELGQLVGSGKFRPRESVAQGIESAPETFLGLLKGRNFGKQLVKLV is encoded by the coding sequence ATGCCCACCAATCGCCAGCAAATCCTCGACAACCGCCCTGACGGTGAAGCCGTCGCTTCCAACTTCAAGCTCGTGAGCGTCGAGACGCCGCCGCTCAAGGAGAACCAGGTCCTGGTGCGCCACCAATACATGAGCCTGGACCCGTACATGCGCGGCCGCATGAACGATGCCAAGAGCTATGCCCAGCCGCAGCCTGTGGGGCAGGTGATGCAGGGCGGCACCGCGGGCGAGGTGGTCGAGAGCCGGCACCCCAAGTACGCGGTGGGCGACAAGGTGGTCGGCTTCGGCGGCTGGCAGGAATACAGCGTGGTCGACGCCTCGCAGCCCGGCGCGCTGAAGAAGGTGGACACCACACAGGTGCCGCTGTCGCACTACCTCGGCGCCGTCGGAATGCCGGGCGTCACGGCCTGGTATGGCCTGGTGAAGATCATCAACCCGAAGGCCGGTGAGACGGTCGTGGTCACGGCCGCGAGTGGCGCGGTCGGCAGTGCCGTCGGCGTGCTGGCCAAGGCGCGCGGCTGCCGCGTGGTCGGCATCGCGGGCGGCGCCGGCAAGTGCAGCTACGTGAAAGACGAACTGGGCTTCGATGACTGCATCGACTACAAGCAGCATCCCGACGTGAAGAGCATGAGCGCGGCGCTCAAGGAAGCCTGCCCCGATGGCATCGACGGCTATTTCGAGAACGTCGGCGGCTATATCTTCGATGCGGTGCTGCTGCGCGCCAACGCCTTCGCCCGCGTCGCGCTGTGCGGCATGATCGCCGGCTACGACGGGCAGCCGGTGCCGCTCGCCAACCCGGCGCTCTTCCTCATCAACCGGATCAAGCTCGAAGGCTTCATCGTCAGCGAGCACATGGAGGTCTGGCCCGAGGCGCTGGCCGAGTTGGGCCAGCTGGTCGGCAGCGGCAAGTTCAGGCCGCGCGAGTCGGTGGCGCAAGGGATCGAGTCGGCGCCGGAGACCTTCCTCGGCCTGCTGAAGGGCAGGAATTTCGGCAAGCAGCTGGTCAAGCTGGTCTAG
- a CDS encoding PaaI family thioesterase, giving the protein MPSEHADINVRSYTSQIPFARHLGFELTKFEDGESEIRYTAKPEHLNTFDVTHGGACMTLLDIAMAAAARSQTPEIGVVTIEMKTSFMRPSVGPLHARGRVMHRTATLAFAEATIYDEQERACAHATGTFKYVKRRLPTGPGSANAMRPPSTD; this is encoded by the coding sequence ATGCCATCTGAACACGCCGACATCAACGTCCGCTCGTACACGAGCCAGATTCCGTTCGCGCGCCACCTGGGTTTCGAGCTCACGAAGTTCGAGGATGGCGAATCCGAGATCCGCTATACGGCGAAGCCCGAGCACCTCAACACCTTCGATGTGACCCACGGCGGCGCCTGCATGACCTTGCTGGACATCGCCATGGCCGCGGCCGCGCGCAGCCAGACGCCCGAGATCGGCGTTGTCACCATCGAGATGAAGACCAGCTTCATGCGGCCTTCCGTTGGCCCGCTGCACGCGCGCGGCCGGGTGATGCATCGCACCGCCACGCTGGCCTTCGCCGAGGCCACGATCTACGATGAACAGGAGCGCGCCTGCGCCCATGCGACCGGCACCTTCAAGTACGTGAAGCGGCGCCTGCCCACCGGCCCTGGCAGTGCGAACGCCATGCGCCCGCCTTCCACCGACTAA
- a CDS encoding SDR family oxidoreductase gives MSARSIQKLFDLSGKVALVTGGSRGLGLQMAHALGEAGAKIMLSSRKADDLEQAAAELQAAGIDARWIAADCSKEEDTRRLADETLERMGAVDILVNNAGASWGAAAEDHPVEAWDKVMNLNVRGYFILAQQIARGYMIPKKSGRIINIASIAGLNGNPPEMRTLAYNTSKTAVIGFTQTLAAEWGRYNINVNAICPGFFMTKMAAGLIKSLGEEKMAAAAPLGRLGDEEDLKGITLLYASDAGKHITGQWLAVDGGVSVVLGAA, from the coding sequence ATGAGCGCACGAAGCATCCAGAAACTGTTCGACCTGAGCGGCAAGGTCGCCCTGGTCACCGGCGGATCCCGCGGCCTGGGCCTGCAGATGGCCCACGCACTGGGCGAGGCCGGCGCGAAGATCATGCTGAGTTCGCGCAAGGCAGACGACCTGGAGCAGGCCGCGGCCGAACTGCAGGCAGCGGGCATCGATGCCCGCTGGATCGCGGCCGACTGCTCGAAGGAGGAAGACACGCGCCGTCTCGCAGACGAGACCCTGGAGCGCATGGGCGCAGTCGACATCCTGGTCAACAACGCGGGCGCCAGCTGGGGCGCGGCGGCCGAGGACCATCCGGTCGAGGCCTGGGACAAGGTGATGAACCTCAACGTCCGCGGCTACTTCATCCTGGCCCAGCAGATCGCGCGCGGCTACATGATCCCGAAGAAGAGCGGGCGCATCATCAACATCGCCTCCATCGCCGGCCTGAACGGCAACCCGCCCGAGATGCGGACGCTGGCCTACAACACTTCCAAGACCGCGGTGATCGGCTTCACCCAGACGCTCGCGGCCGAATGGGGCCGCTACAACATCAACGTCAACGCGATCTGCCCCGGCTTCTTCATGACCAAGATGGCGGCAGGCCTGATCAAGTCGCTGGGCGAAGAGAAGATGGCCGCGGCGGCGCCGCTCGGCCGGCTGGGGGACGAGGAAGACCTCAAGGGCATCACGCTGCTCTATGCCAGCGATGCCGGCAAGCACATCACCGGCCAGTGGCTGGCGGTGGACGGCGGCGTCAGTGTCGTGCTGGGCGCCGCCTGA
- a CDS encoding acyl-CoA dehydrogenase — protein sequence MALRPTLDFLLYDWLDAESLNQRERFADHSRETFDAVLDTCERIAREKYAPYNRIVDTQEPHFDGEKVILPQATHDAHKAFVESGMLSAAQDYDIGGMQLPYTLQAAANSFFAMASVSIGSNMLTSGNANLLMVHGTAMQQAVFAKNEFSGRWSGTMCLSEPQAGSSLSDVATRAVPDGPGFQDDPLGPRYRLTGNKMWISAGDHELTENIVHIVLAKIPDDSGKLIPGTRGISLFIVPKKMVDTDGRLTGQRNDVALAGLNHKLGWRGTTNTLLNFGEGRFPVDGQPGAIGYLVGQPGKGLHCMFHMMNEARIGVGTAATMLGMAGYHASLDYAKNRPQGRPVGPAGKDAARPQVRIIEHADVRRMLLAQKSYCEGALALELYCARLVDEQKTGDAQVADDARLLLEVLTPIAKSWPSEWCLEANSLAIQVHGGYGYTRDFPVEQYWRDNRLNMIHEGTHGIQAADLLGRKVLMEDGRGLQLLAARITDTIGRAAPVPALAPHGKALAQALQHVGNATRAAWSTGNPQEALANAVPYMQAFGHTVLAWIWLDVAEHALRRDASRALPATAGRVGATDYFFHYELPKIGAWLQVVERRDPTCTALPEEAF from the coding sequence ATGGCCCTGCGCCCAACCCTCGACTTTCTTCTCTACGACTGGCTCGACGCCGAGTCGCTCAACCAGCGAGAACGCTTCGCCGACCACTCGCGCGAGACCTTCGATGCCGTGCTCGACACCTGCGAGCGCATCGCGCGCGAGAAGTACGCGCCGTACAACCGCATCGTCGACACGCAGGAGCCGCACTTCGACGGCGAGAAGGTGATCCTGCCGCAGGCCACGCACGACGCCCACAAGGCCTTCGTCGAATCGGGGATGCTCAGCGCCGCGCAGGACTACGACATCGGCGGCATGCAACTGCCCTACACCCTGCAGGCGGCTGCCAACAGCTTCTTCGCCATGGCCTCGGTGAGCATCGGCTCGAACATGCTGACCAGCGGCAATGCCAACCTGCTGATGGTGCACGGCACGGCGATGCAGCAGGCAGTGTTCGCCAAGAACGAGTTCTCCGGCCGATGGTCGGGCACGATGTGCCTGTCGGAGCCGCAAGCGGGCTCCAGCCTCAGCGATGTCGCGACGCGCGCAGTGCCCGACGGGCCCGGCTTCCAGGACGATCCACTGGGCCCGCGCTATCGGCTCACCGGCAACAAGATGTGGATCTCGGCGGGCGACCATGAGTTGACCGAGAACATCGTCCACATCGTGCTGGCCAAGATCCCGGACGACAGCGGCAAGCTGATCCCCGGGACGCGCGGCATCTCGCTGTTCATCGTCCCGAAGAAGATGGTCGACACGGACGGGCGGCTCACCGGCCAGCGCAACGATGTCGCGCTCGCGGGCCTCAACCACAAGCTGGGCTGGCGCGGCACCACCAACACGCTGCTGAACTTCGGCGAAGGCAGGTTCCCGGTCGATGGCCAGCCCGGCGCGATCGGCTACCTGGTCGGCCAGCCCGGCAAGGGCCTGCACTGCATGTTCCACATGATGAACGAGGCCCGCATCGGTGTCGGCACTGCAGCCACCATGCTGGGCATGGCCGGCTACCACGCCTCGCTCGACTACGCGAAGAACCGGCCGCAGGGCCGACCCGTCGGCCCCGCGGGCAAGGATGCCGCCAGGCCGCAGGTGCGCATCATCGAGCACGCCGATGTGCGCCGCATGCTGCTGGCGCAGAAGTCCTACTGCGAAGGCGCGCTGGCGCTCGAGCTCTACTGCGCGCGCCTGGTCGACGAGCAGAAGACCGGCGACGCCCAGGTCGCCGACGATGCGCGCCTGCTGCTCGAAGTGCTGACGCCGATCGCCAAGAGCTGGCCGAGCGAATGGTGCCTCGAAGCCAACTCGCTCGCGATCCAGGTGCACGGCGGCTACGGCTACACGCGCGATTTCCCGGTGGAGCAGTACTGGCGCGACAACCGCCTCAACATGATCCACGAGGGCACCCATGGCATCCAGGCCGCGGACCTGCTGGGGCGCAAGGTGCTGATGGAGGATGGCCGCGGCCTGCAGCTGCTGGCGGCACGCATCACCGACACCATCGGGCGTGCCGCGCCCGTGCCGGCCCTCGCCCCACACGGAAAAGCCCTGGCCCAAGCCCTGCAGCACGTCGGCAATGCGACCCGCGCCGCCTGGTCCACGGGCAACCCGCAGGAGGCCCTCGCCAATGCGGTGCCCTACATGCAGGCCTTCGGCCACACCGTGCTGGCCTGGATCTGGCTCGACGTGGCGGAGCATGCCTTGCGCCGCGACGCCTCCAGGGCCCTGCCGGCCACCGCGGGCCGAGTCGGCGCCACCGATTATTTCTTTCACTACGAGTTGCCGAAGATCGGCGCGTGGCTCCAGGTGGTGGAGCGCCGCGATCCGACCTGCACAGCCCTGCCCGAGGAAGCCTTCTGA
- a CDS encoding isovaleryl-CoA dehydrogenase, with the protein MDATHEVFNQPEPLADYNLFDTNQPLRDALKFNAPQLELSALSHLGGVLGSAEMQAHAQLANTNPPVLHTHDRFGRRVDEVAFHPSYHVLMKTAVGAGLHGTPWTDGSASPHVQRAAGFMLFTELEPSILCPISMSYAVTPALRGNAAIYGDWGPKLASLWYDPVLKPWRDKPGLTMGMGMTEKQGGSDVRANTTRAVRAGSDAWGERYEITGHKWFFSAPMCDAFLILAQAPAGLSCFFLPRVLEDGSRNAIRIQRLKDKLGNKANASSEVEFHGTSAWLVGEEGRGVAQILEMGTMTRLDCALGTSGLMRQSLGLALNHASQRQAFGKPLLAQPLMKNVLADLALESEAATALAIRLARAFDRPQDAHERLMARLLTPVAKFWICKRGSHFAQEAMECLGGNGYVEEGGEGVMARIYREMPLNSIWEGAGNIMALDLLRGLRKGDAIAALAQELKPARGSDAALDRLADALPARIEAMATEAEARRLAQDVALAVQAALLLQTAPPAVAAAFCASRIAGDWGHAFGTLGAGTDFDSIIARAQPR; encoded by the coding sequence ATGGACGCGACGCACGAGGTCTTCAACCAGCCGGAGCCGCTGGCCGACTACAACCTGTTCGACACCAACCAGCCCCTGCGCGATGCGCTGAAGTTCAACGCGCCGCAGCTGGAGCTGTCCGCGCTGTCCCATCTGGGCGGCGTGCTCGGGTCGGCCGAGATGCAGGCACATGCCCAGCTGGCCAATACGAACCCGCCAGTGCTGCACACGCACGACCGCTTCGGGCGGCGCGTCGACGAGGTGGCGTTTCATCCGAGCTACCACGTGCTGATGAAGACGGCCGTGGGAGCCGGCCTGCACGGAACGCCGTGGACAGACGGATCGGCTTCGCCACACGTCCAGCGCGCCGCCGGCTTCATGCTCTTCACCGAGCTCGAGCCCTCGATCCTCTGCCCCATCTCGATGAGCTACGCCGTCACGCCCGCGCTGCGCGGCAACGCGGCGATCTATGGCGACTGGGGCCCCAAGCTCGCAAGCCTCTGGTACGACCCGGTTCTCAAGCCCTGGCGCGACAAGCCCGGCCTGACCATGGGCATGGGCATGACCGAGAAGCAGGGCGGCTCCGACGTGCGGGCCAACACCACGCGCGCCGTGCGCGCCGGCAGCGACGCCTGGGGCGAGCGCTACGAAATCACCGGCCACAAGTGGTTCTTCTCCGCGCCGATGTGCGACGCCTTCCTGATCCTGGCGCAGGCCCCCGCGGGCCTCAGCTGCTTCTTCCTGCCGCGCGTTCTGGAGGACGGCAGCCGCAACGCGATCCGGATCCAGCGCCTGAAGGACAAGCTGGGCAACAAGGCCAACGCCAGCTCGGAGGTCGAGTTCCACGGCACCAGCGCCTGGCTGGTGGGCGAGGAAGGCCGCGGCGTCGCGCAGATCCTCGAGATGGGCACCATGACCCGCCTGGACTGTGCCCTCGGCACCAGCGGGCTGATGCGCCAGTCGCTCGGCCTTGCGCTGAATCATGCGTCGCAGCGGCAGGCTTTCGGCAAGCCGCTGCTGGCGCAGCCCTTGATGAAGAACGTCCTGGCCGACCTTGCGCTCGAAAGCGAGGCGGCCACGGCGCTGGCGATCCGCCTGGCGCGCGCCTTCGATCGCCCGCAGGACGCGCACGAGCGGCTGATGGCGCGCCTGCTCACGCCGGTGGCCAAGTTCTGGATTTGCAAGCGTGGCAGCCACTTCGCGCAGGAGGCGATGGAATGCCTCGGCGGCAACGGCTACGTGGAGGAGGGCGGCGAAGGCGTGATGGCGCGCATCTATCGCGAGATGCCGCTCAACTCGATATGGGAGGGCGCCGGCAACATCATGGCGCTCGACCTGCTGCGCGGCCTGCGCAAGGGCGACGCCATCGCCGCGCTGGCGCAGGAGCTGAAGCCGGCGCGCGGCAGCGATGCGGCCCTCGACCGATTGGCCGACGCGCTGCCTGCGCGCATCGAAGCCATGGCCACGGAAGCCGAGGCCCGCCGCCTCGCGCAGGACGTGGCGCTCGCGGTGCAGGCCGCGTTGCTGCTGCAGACCGCGCCGCCTGCGGTCGCGGCAGCCTTCTGCGCCTCTCGCATCGCAGGCGACTGGGGCCATGCATTCGGCACCCTGGGCGCCGGCACCGATTTCGACTCCATCATCGCGCGCGCCCAGCCCCGCTGA